GGTGGTGCAGATGGCCAGTTGGATGGAACAGGTGCGCACTGATTCCGGCACCAAACACGAACCGGTCGGGTCGTGGGTGGTTACCGAGATCCCCGTCGGGCGCGGCGAATACGTCGGCCGCAAGCAGTACGTCAAGCTCCCGCTGTGGTCCTCGGAGACCAACCTGTACCAGTTCCGAGAAGTGGCCGACAAGGTCGTGCCCCGAAGGGCGGGAAGGAGCAACCGCAACCGAAGGGGTGGCTCGTGGATTTCTCCACCAAGTCGATCCTGGTGGACTTTGAGGGCGGCAAGATCAAGGGGCGGTCCGCGGTGAGCTTCGACGAAAAAAGGGGAACGTGGTGCCGAGGACGCGGACCTTCGAGGAAGAGGTCGCGACCGAAATGCTCATCGTCCGCCCGGACGGTAAGCTCGTGGTCCGTAGCAGTCAGGTGGACGAAGGGGACGAGCGACGCAAGGACGTGGCCTCGAAGTGGTCCGAGTGGCTGAAGATCGTCGAGTCCCACAAGGGGCCGGGCGGCACCGGGGCACCGGGGAGCTGAACCGTTCGACAAGAAGTAAGCGTTTCTTTAAAACGCACGCCGCCGGGTGATTCCCGGCGGTGTTCTTTGCCACGCTGTCGTGCGTTCGTGCCCAAAATGACGTCCTCATAGAGGAACACGTTGCCACCCCGGATTGGCCTCCGCGATTCACCCGGTCGGGCTACTATCCCGCCCCTGGGAGGAGAATCGATGTCCGGGCGATACCGAGATTACGCCGTCCTCGTGGCCGTGGCCGCGGCGCTGACACTGCCGAACCTCGGCGCCACGAGCCTGTGGGACGTGGACGAGGGAGTGAACGCCGAAGCCGCCCGCGAGATGCGCGAGAACGACACGTGGGTGATCCCGACGTTCAACTACCAGTGCGCACTGCCAAGCCGGTGATGCTGTACTGGCTCCAGCGCGCCAGCTTCTCCGTCCTCGGGGTAAGTGAGTGGTCCGCGCGGCTCCCGTCGGTGCTAGCAATGTGGCTCACCGCGCTGCTCGTGTACGAACTGGCGCGCCGCATGTTCGACCGGTCCACGGGTTTGCTCGCGGGGATCGTGTTGGTTTCCGCACTGGAAGTCTGCGTTCTCGCACACGCCGCCACGCCCGACGCGACGCTGCTCCTGTTCACCGTCCTCACCTACTACCTGTTCTGGACGCGGCACGAAGGGAACTCGCGCAGGTGGTGGACCGCAACGGCCGCCGCGTGCGGGTTGGCGGTGCTCACGAAGGGGCCGGTCGGGGTCGCGCTGCCGGGACTGGTGATCCTGCTCTATTTCGCCTGGAACCGCGAACTCGGCCGGCTACTCGACCGCAAGTTCTTTTGGGCCGCGCTGGGTGTTTCTGTTGGTCGCCGGACCGTGGTACGGGCTCGTCACGGCCGAACGCGCGCGGCGCGTGGGCAAGCGTTCTTCGGGCGTGAGAACCTTCAGCCGCTCTCGACGCCGATGGAGAACCACCGCGGGCCGTTCTTCTACCACGCGGCCGCGCTCCTGGTGCTCTTCACCCCGTGGAGCGTGTTCCTACTCGGCGCGCTCTGGTACAGCGTCCGCGCAGCCAGAGCTACCCTCCGTCCGCCCTGCCTGGGAAGGGGAGTTTGCTCCTTCGCGGTCTGCGGGCGCTGCTTCAGCCTCAGGGTTCGCGCCTGCCCCCCTTCCCTTCAGGCAGGGCGGACGGGGGGTAGGTTCTTCCTCCACCCGCGCGTTCCGGTTTCTGATCTGTTGGTTCGCCGCGTACCTCGTGTTCTTCTCGGCGGCGGCGACCAAGTTGCCGAACTACGTGCTTCCGGTGTACCCGGCGCTGGCGATCCTCACGGCCCGGTTCTTGGTGCGCTGGCAGAGCGGCGAACTCGTGCTCCCCAAGTGGCTGATGCCGCTGGCGGTCGGGGCGCTGGTGCTCACGGCGCTTGTGGTTGGCGGCGGATTGCTCGTTGCAGGTGATGCGGTGAAAGCCCTCCCGAACGGGGCGCGCGTTTCCCGGTTTGGGGCCGTGGGCGGTGGTCGGCCTCGTGCCGCTGGTTGCGGCGGGTGCGATGGCATGGGCACTCTGAGCGAACGATCGGCAGCGGTTCGTGCGTGCGATGGTGCTCGGCGCGATCGCGTTCACGGGGTTGACCGCCGCGTTCCCGGCACTTAAGGTCGATGTGTATAAGGGCGCCACGAGAGCTGGTGCGCGCGGGGTCGATGACCCGGCGCGCGAGATGCGACTCGCGCACCTCGACTGGTTCCAACCGAGTGTTGTGTTCTACGCGCACCGCGAAGTGACGGATCTGAAGTCGGTCGAACAGGCGGCGGAGTTCCTCGCGGTACCCACGCCCGGTTTTCTGTTCGTGCCTGCAAAGACGTGGGAGCAGTTCGTGGAACCGAAGGTCGCGGTCCCCACGCGAATTGTCGCCCGACACTACGACTTTACCGGAACAGCGAGATCATCGTTGTTACCAAT
The Gemmata palustris DNA segment above includes these coding regions:
- a CDS encoding ArnT family glycosyltransferase, with translation MGDPDVQLPVRTAKPVMLYWLQRASFSVLGVSEWSARLPSVLAMWLTALLVYELARRMFDRSTGLLAGIVLVSALEVCVLAHAATPDATLLLFTVLTYYLFWTRHEGNSRRWWTATAAACGLAVLTKGPVGVALPGLVILLYFAWNRELGRLLDRKFFWAALGVSVGRRTVVRARHGRTRAARGQAFFGRENLQPLSTPMENHRGPFFYHAAALLVLFTPWSVFLLGALWYSVRAARATLRPPCLGRGVCSFAVCGRCFSLRVRACPPSLQAGRTGGRFFLHPRVPVSDLLVRRVPRVLLGGGDQVAELRASGVPGAGDPHGPVLGALAERRTRAPQVADAAGGRGAGAHGACGWRRIARCR